One Pseudoliparis swirei isolate HS2019 ecotype Mariana Trench chromosome 4, NWPU_hadal_v1, whole genome shotgun sequence genomic window carries:
- the polr2m gene encoding protein GRINL1A isoform X1 gives MLRYGSGRSVSTTTTEDSLDSLTERRTRCLRLTLYAEDNGQTETKTDTAGKEKDGAWKKKTKKNGLIERERPAGRESPQQHLRDMTNGAPESTQENHGPKVYGVVQRTGSDRQQEVMAREWTVNHLQDEMKYIREVRDSLEKVRERMYGQFGGMQQSMQKLSQDIKNANSQQRSLESEVRIRTTAMESFDQMNSSLLSANIGLQLPLQKSLLENCQKRVDTRDEVKSLRSTCEKTQEQLRDKEKELEATQIENQTLRLQVESAREANNQAVQELSVKLQQEYEEKLQEEQRKHREEIENLQAQLDEYIRRLEEAESNIRIAEAKIADRDQRIIEVERLLDCMGKEKSELQKKLQELEQRLRSAELKDTTDGTSVKRYKELKSESVDLRERIKHLNDMVFCQQRKVKGMIEEVESLRSQVAQKDMFISELLDRIAIVECENNELEDKLKYFMSTQNRPREVLEIREIGVGCDLLPRHEAQRHDVELPVLYEPADPIQRDPPVQPPPLTLPPSPTLPLSSTPPVSPTPPSSSTKPLSPTLPLPPTQLLSPTPPVSPPPPVSPTPSVSPPPPVSPPLPVSPTPSVSPPPPVSPTLSSTLPSSPTQLLLPTPPVSPPPPVSPPPPVSPPPPVSPPPPVSPILPSSPTQLRSPTLPLSPTLHSSLLKSQPSIQPSSLRSSSQHPFQYLTGPTQPRAFMSNNPPPSRLESSLLRYTPVQYSRFLQHIPSLSTGTLSYTRPSEAEPPVSPVQSGRDEVDAETNTDTRPRSEEFSSRLFYQPRTRAPQVDTPFMKLLETTKKVNIE, from the exons GCTGGGAAAGAGAAGGATGGGGcatggaagaagaagacgaagaagaatgGGCTGATCGAAAGAGAGAGGCCAGCTGGCAGGGAGTCCCCTCAGCAG CACCTCAGAGACATGACCAATGGGGCTCCAGAAAGCACGCAGGAGAATCATGGGCCCAAAGTGTACGGCGTGGTGCAGAGGACGGGTTCGGACAGACAGCAGGAGGTGATGGCGCGAGAGTGGACGGTCAATCACCTTCAGGACGAGATGAAGTACATCAGGGAG GTGAGAGATTCTTTGGAGAAGGTGAGAGAGCGGATGTACGGGCAGTTCGGCGGAATGCAGCAATCAATGCAAAAGCTTTCACAGGATATTAAG aatgcCAATTCACAGCAGAGGAGTCTGGAGTCAGAGGTGAGGATCCGGACCACAGCCATGGAAAGCTTCGATCAGATGAACAGCTCCCTTTTATCAGCTAACATCGGCCTGCAG CTTCCTTTGCAGAAATCTCTTCTGGAAAACTGTCAGAAAAGAGTGGACACGAGAGACGAGGTGAAAAGTTTGCGGAGCACCTGTGAGAAAACACAAGAACAGCTcagagacaaggagaaagagcTGGAAGCCACGCAGATTGAAAACCAGACTCTGAGACTGCAG GTGGAGTCCGCACGGGAGGCCAACAATCAGGCGGTGCAGGAGCTCTCAGTAAAGCTACAGCAGGAGTATGAGGAGAAGCTGCAAGAGGAGCAACGGAAACACAGGGAGGAGATCGAAAACCTACAG GCCCAACTCGATGAGTACATCAGGCGACTGGAGGAAGCAGAAAGTAACATCAGAATTGCAGAGGCCAAGATTGCTGATAGGGACCAGAGGATTATTGAAGTGGAACGCCTACTGGACTGTATGGGAAAG GAAAAGAGTGAACTCCAGAAGAAGCTGCAGGAACTTGAACAACGTCTCCGCTCGGCGGAGCTGAAAGACACAACTGATGGAACTTCAGTCAAAAG GTACAAAGAGCTGAAATCTGAATCGGTGGACCTCCGGGAACGAATCAAACACTTGAACGACATGGTGTTCTGCCAGCAGAGAAAAGTCAAAGGAATGATCGAGGAG GTTGAATCACTGCGATCTCAAGTAGCTCAGAAGGACATGTTCATCTCAGAGCTTCTGGACAGAATCGCGATAGTGGAGTGTGAG AATAATGAATTAGAAGACAAGCTGAAGTATTTTATGTCCACACAGAATAGACCACGGGAGGTTTTGGAAATAAGGGAGATAGGAGTAGGCTGCGATCTGCTTCCCAG ACATGAAGCACAAAGACATGATGTTGAACTTCCTGTTCTGTATGAACCAGCTGATCCGATACAACGCGATCCACCTGTTCaaccaccaccactcactctACCTCCATCACCCACTCTACCTCTATCATCCACTCCACCTGTATCACCCACTCCACCTTCATCCTCAACAAAACCTCTATCCCCCACTCTACCTTTACCCCCAACACAACTGCTATCACCCACGCCACCTgtatcacctcctccacctgtgtCACCCACTCCATCTGTATCACCCCCTCCACCTGTATCACCTCCTCTACCTGTGTCACCCACTCCATCTGTATCACCCCCTCCACCTGTATCTCCTACTCTATCATCCACTCTACCGTCATCCCCAACACAACTACTATTACCAACTCCACCTGTATCACCGCCTCCACCTGtatcaccacctccacctgtatCACCCCCTCCACCTGTATCACCCCCTCCACCTGTATCACCCATTCTACCTTCATCCCCAACCCAACTGCGATCACCCACTCTACCTTTATCACCCACTCTTCATTCATCCCTATTAAAATCTCAGCCCTCAATTCAACCTTCATCCCTTAGATCTTCCTCTCAACATCCATTTCAATACCTAACAGGCCCCACCCAACCCAGGGCGTTCATGTCTAATAACCCCCCACCAAGCAGGCTGGAGTCCAGTTTACTGAGATACACTCCTGTCCAGTACAGCCGTTTCCTGCAGCACATCCCCTCACTATCGACTGGGACATTGTCCTACACCCGCCCATCAGAGGCTGAGCCTCCTGTGAGTCCAGTCCAGTCAGGCAGAGATGAGGTTGACgcagaaacaaacacagacacacgacCGAGATCCGAGGAATTCTCTTCTCGGCTCTTTTATCAACCAAGAACAAGAGCCCCTCAAGTTGATACACCGTTCATGAAACTTCTGGAAACAACCAAAAAGGTAAACATAGAGTGA
- the polr2m gene encoding protein GRINL1A isoform X3 translates to MLRYGSGRSVSTTTTEDSLDSLTERRTRCLRLTLYAEDNGQTETKTDTAGKEKDGAWKKKTKKNGLIERERPAGRESPQQHLRDMTNGAPESTQENHGPKVYGVVQRTGSDRQQEVMAREWTVNHLQDEMKYIREVRDSLEKVRERMYGQFGGMQQSMQKLSQDIKNANSQQRSLESEVRIRTTAMESFDQMNSSLLSANIGLQLPLQKSLLENCQKRVDTRDEVKSLRSTCEKTQEQLRDKEKELEATQIENQTLRLQVESAREANNQAVQELSVKLQQEYEEKLQEEQRKHREEIENLQAQLDEYIRRLEEAESNIRIAEAKIADRDQRIIEVERLLDCMGKEKSELQKKLQELEQRLRSAELKDTTDGTSVKRYKELKSESVDLRERIKHLNDMVFCQQRKVKGMIEEVESLRSQVAQKDMFISELLDRIAIVECENRPREVLEIREIGVGCDLLPRHEAQRHDVELPVLYEPADPIQRDPPVQPPPLTLPPSPTLPLSSTPPVSPTPPSSSTKPLSPTLPLPPTQLLSPTPPVSPPPPVSPTPSVSPPPPVSPPLPVSPTPSVSPPPPVSPTLSSTLPSSPTQLLLPTPPVSPPPPVSPPPPVSPPPPVSPPPPVSPILPSSPTQLRSPTLPLSPTLHSSLLKSQPSIQPSSLRSSSQHPFQYLTGPTQPRAFMSNNPPPSRLESSLLRYTPVQYSRFLQHIPSLSTGTLSYTRPSEAEPPVSPVQSGRDEVDAETNTDTRPRSEEFSSRLFYQPRTRAPQVDTPFMKLLETTKKVNIE, encoded by the exons GCTGGGAAAGAGAAGGATGGGGcatggaagaagaagacgaagaagaatgGGCTGATCGAAAGAGAGAGGCCAGCTGGCAGGGAGTCCCCTCAGCAG CACCTCAGAGACATGACCAATGGGGCTCCAGAAAGCACGCAGGAGAATCATGGGCCCAAAGTGTACGGCGTGGTGCAGAGGACGGGTTCGGACAGACAGCAGGAGGTGATGGCGCGAGAGTGGACGGTCAATCACCTTCAGGACGAGATGAAGTACATCAGGGAG GTGAGAGATTCTTTGGAGAAGGTGAGAGAGCGGATGTACGGGCAGTTCGGCGGAATGCAGCAATCAATGCAAAAGCTTTCACAGGATATTAAG aatgcCAATTCACAGCAGAGGAGTCTGGAGTCAGAGGTGAGGATCCGGACCACAGCCATGGAAAGCTTCGATCAGATGAACAGCTCCCTTTTATCAGCTAACATCGGCCTGCAG CTTCCTTTGCAGAAATCTCTTCTGGAAAACTGTCAGAAAAGAGTGGACACGAGAGACGAGGTGAAAAGTTTGCGGAGCACCTGTGAGAAAACACAAGAACAGCTcagagacaaggagaaagagcTGGAAGCCACGCAGATTGAAAACCAGACTCTGAGACTGCAG GTGGAGTCCGCACGGGAGGCCAACAATCAGGCGGTGCAGGAGCTCTCAGTAAAGCTACAGCAGGAGTATGAGGAGAAGCTGCAAGAGGAGCAACGGAAACACAGGGAGGAGATCGAAAACCTACAG GCCCAACTCGATGAGTACATCAGGCGACTGGAGGAAGCAGAAAGTAACATCAGAATTGCAGAGGCCAAGATTGCTGATAGGGACCAGAGGATTATTGAAGTGGAACGCCTACTGGACTGTATGGGAAAG GAAAAGAGTGAACTCCAGAAGAAGCTGCAGGAACTTGAACAACGTCTCCGCTCGGCGGAGCTGAAAGACACAACTGATGGAACTTCAGTCAAAAG GTACAAAGAGCTGAAATCTGAATCGGTGGACCTCCGGGAACGAATCAAACACTTGAACGACATGGTGTTCTGCCAGCAGAGAAAAGTCAAAGGAATGATCGAGGAG GTTGAATCACTGCGATCTCAAGTAGCTCAGAAGGACATGTTCATCTCAGAGCTTCTGGACAGAATCGCGATAGTGGAGTGTGAG AATAGACCACGGGAGGTTTTGGAAATAAGGGAGATAGGAGTAGGCTGCGATCTGCTTCCCAG ACATGAAGCACAAAGACATGATGTTGAACTTCCTGTTCTGTATGAACCAGCTGATCCGATACAACGCGATCCACCTGTTCaaccaccaccactcactctACCTCCATCACCCACTCTACCTCTATCATCCACTCCACCTGTATCACCCACTCCACCTTCATCCTCAACAAAACCTCTATCCCCCACTCTACCTTTACCCCCAACACAACTGCTATCACCCACGCCACCTgtatcacctcctccacctgtgtCACCCACTCCATCTGTATCACCCCCTCCACCTGTATCACCTCCTCTACCTGTGTCACCCACTCCATCTGTATCACCCCCTCCACCTGTATCTCCTACTCTATCATCCACTCTACCGTCATCCCCAACACAACTACTATTACCAACTCCACCTGTATCACCGCCTCCACCTGtatcaccacctccacctgtatCACCCCCTCCACCTGTATCACCCCCTCCACCTGTATCACCCATTCTACCTTCATCCCCAACCCAACTGCGATCACCCACTCTACCTTTATCACCCACTCTTCATTCATCCCTATTAAAATCTCAGCCCTCAATTCAACCTTCATCCCTTAGATCTTCCTCTCAACATCCATTTCAATACCTAACAGGCCCCACCCAACCCAGGGCGTTCATGTCTAATAACCCCCCACCAAGCAGGCTGGAGTCCAGTTTACTGAGATACACTCCTGTCCAGTACAGCCGTTTCCTGCAGCACATCCCCTCACTATCGACTGGGACATTGTCCTACACCCGCCCATCAGAGGCTGAGCCTCCTGTGAGTCCAGTCCAGTCAGGCAGAGATGAGGTTGACgcagaaacaaacacagacacacgacCGAGATCCGAGGAATTCTCTTCTCGGCTCTTTTATCAACCAAGAACAAGAGCCCCTCAAGTTGATACACCGTTCATGAAACTTCTGGAAACAACCAAAAAGGTAAACATAGAGTGA
- the polr2m gene encoding protein GRINL1A isoform X2 — protein sequence MLRYGSGRSVSTTTTEDSLDSLTERRTRCLRLTLYAEDNGQTETKTDTAGKEKDGAWKKKTKKNGLIERERPAGRESPQQHLRDMTNGAPESTQENHGPKVYGVVQRTGSDRQQEVMAREWTVNHLQDEMKYIREVRDSLEKVRERMYGQFGGMQQSMQKLSQDIKNANSQQRSLESEVRIRTTAMESFDQMNSSLLSANIGLQKSLLENCQKRVDTRDEVKSLRSTCEKTQEQLRDKEKELEATQIENQTLRLQVESAREANNQAVQELSVKLQQEYEEKLQEEQRKHREEIENLQAQLDEYIRRLEEAESNIRIAEAKIADRDQRIIEVERLLDCMGKEKSELQKKLQELEQRLRSAELKDTTDGTSVKRYKELKSESVDLRERIKHLNDMVFCQQRKVKGMIEEVESLRSQVAQKDMFISELLDRIAIVECENNELEDKLKYFMSTQNRPREVLEIREIGVGCDLLPRHEAQRHDVELPVLYEPADPIQRDPPVQPPPLTLPPSPTLPLSSTPPVSPTPPSSSTKPLSPTLPLPPTQLLSPTPPVSPPPPVSPTPSVSPPPPVSPPLPVSPTPSVSPPPPVSPTLSSTLPSSPTQLLLPTPPVSPPPPVSPPPPVSPPPPVSPPPPVSPILPSSPTQLRSPTLPLSPTLHSSLLKSQPSIQPSSLRSSSQHPFQYLTGPTQPRAFMSNNPPPSRLESSLLRYTPVQYSRFLQHIPSLSTGTLSYTRPSEAEPPVSPVQSGRDEVDAETNTDTRPRSEEFSSRLFYQPRTRAPQVDTPFMKLLETTKKVNIE from the exons GCTGGGAAAGAGAAGGATGGGGcatggaagaagaagacgaagaagaatgGGCTGATCGAAAGAGAGAGGCCAGCTGGCAGGGAGTCCCCTCAGCAG CACCTCAGAGACATGACCAATGGGGCTCCAGAAAGCACGCAGGAGAATCATGGGCCCAAAGTGTACGGCGTGGTGCAGAGGACGGGTTCGGACAGACAGCAGGAGGTGATGGCGCGAGAGTGGACGGTCAATCACCTTCAGGACGAGATGAAGTACATCAGGGAG GTGAGAGATTCTTTGGAGAAGGTGAGAGAGCGGATGTACGGGCAGTTCGGCGGAATGCAGCAATCAATGCAAAAGCTTTCACAGGATATTAAG aatgcCAATTCACAGCAGAGGAGTCTGGAGTCAGAGGTGAGGATCCGGACCACAGCCATGGAAAGCTTCGATCAGATGAACAGCTCCCTTTTATCAGCTAACATCGGCCTGCAG AAATCTCTTCTGGAAAACTGTCAGAAAAGAGTGGACACGAGAGACGAGGTGAAAAGTTTGCGGAGCACCTGTGAGAAAACACAAGAACAGCTcagagacaaggagaaagagcTGGAAGCCACGCAGATTGAAAACCAGACTCTGAGACTGCAG GTGGAGTCCGCACGGGAGGCCAACAATCAGGCGGTGCAGGAGCTCTCAGTAAAGCTACAGCAGGAGTATGAGGAGAAGCTGCAAGAGGAGCAACGGAAACACAGGGAGGAGATCGAAAACCTACAG GCCCAACTCGATGAGTACATCAGGCGACTGGAGGAAGCAGAAAGTAACATCAGAATTGCAGAGGCCAAGATTGCTGATAGGGACCAGAGGATTATTGAAGTGGAACGCCTACTGGACTGTATGGGAAAG GAAAAGAGTGAACTCCAGAAGAAGCTGCAGGAACTTGAACAACGTCTCCGCTCGGCGGAGCTGAAAGACACAACTGATGGAACTTCAGTCAAAAG GTACAAAGAGCTGAAATCTGAATCGGTGGACCTCCGGGAACGAATCAAACACTTGAACGACATGGTGTTCTGCCAGCAGAGAAAAGTCAAAGGAATGATCGAGGAG GTTGAATCACTGCGATCTCAAGTAGCTCAGAAGGACATGTTCATCTCAGAGCTTCTGGACAGAATCGCGATAGTGGAGTGTGAG AATAATGAATTAGAAGACAAGCTGAAGTATTTTATGTCCACACAGAATAGACCACGGGAGGTTTTGGAAATAAGGGAGATAGGAGTAGGCTGCGATCTGCTTCCCAG ACATGAAGCACAAAGACATGATGTTGAACTTCCTGTTCTGTATGAACCAGCTGATCCGATACAACGCGATCCACCTGTTCaaccaccaccactcactctACCTCCATCACCCACTCTACCTCTATCATCCACTCCACCTGTATCACCCACTCCACCTTCATCCTCAACAAAACCTCTATCCCCCACTCTACCTTTACCCCCAACACAACTGCTATCACCCACGCCACCTgtatcacctcctccacctgtgtCACCCACTCCATCTGTATCACCCCCTCCACCTGTATCACCTCCTCTACCTGTGTCACCCACTCCATCTGTATCACCCCCTCCACCTGTATCTCCTACTCTATCATCCACTCTACCGTCATCCCCAACACAACTACTATTACCAACTCCACCTGTATCACCGCCTCCACCTGtatcaccacctccacctgtatCACCCCCTCCACCTGTATCACCCCCTCCACCTGTATCACCCATTCTACCTTCATCCCCAACCCAACTGCGATCACCCACTCTACCTTTATCACCCACTCTTCATTCATCCCTATTAAAATCTCAGCCCTCAATTCAACCTTCATCCCTTAGATCTTCCTCTCAACATCCATTTCAATACCTAACAGGCCCCACCCAACCCAGGGCGTTCATGTCTAATAACCCCCCACCAAGCAGGCTGGAGTCCAGTTTACTGAGATACACTCCTGTCCAGTACAGCCGTTTCCTGCAGCACATCCCCTCACTATCGACTGGGACATTGTCCTACACCCGCCCATCAGAGGCTGAGCCTCCTGTGAGTCCAGTCCAGTCAGGCAGAGATGAGGTTGACgcagaaacaaacacagacacacgacCGAGATCCGAGGAATTCTCTTCTCGGCTCTTTTATCAACCAAGAACAAGAGCCCCTCAAGTTGATACACCGTTCATGAAACTTCTGGAAACAACCAAAAAGGTAAACATAGAGTGA